In the genome of Dermacentor andersoni chromosome 3, qqDerAnde1_hic_scaffold, whole genome shotgun sequence, one region contains:
- the LOC129388029 gene encoding uncharacterized protein, whose product MRAQFNFGGTVYGGFVFKARRLQGSSMSVGLGAVLVQKSDGLQNVIAYASRSLSTAEANYSTTERECLAIIWATSKFRPYLYGRPFKVVSDHHALCWLANLKDPSGRLARWSLRLQEFDVTVVYKSGLKHSDADCLSRAPVDAPPPDDDEDAFLGPISSSSFAQQQSSDPHLKCLIEYLEGNVSSPPASFKRGLSSFCVQNDVLMKNFAANKTAYLLVTWDVILPFVVFAYNTAVQETTQMTPFRLVHGREATTTLDAMLPNVTEEENVDVAAYLQRAEEARRLARLRIKDQQRTDTRRYNLRRRNAEYKPGDQVWVWTPIRRRGLSEKLLSRYFGPDKVLRRLGELDYEVIPDAMTASQRRRVRPEVVHVVRLKPYYTR is encoded by the exons TGTGGGCCTAGGCGCCGTCCTCGTTCAAAAAAGCGATGGGCTGCAGAACGTcatcgcatacgctagccgctCCCTTTCCACGGCCGAGGCTAACTATTCCACGACTGAGAGGGAGTGCCTTGCCATCATCTGGGCTACGTCGAAGTTCCGCCCCTACCTGTACGGACGAccgttcaaggtggtcagcgatcaccacgcgctgtgctggcttgcaaatttAAAGGACCCCTCTGGCCGCCTCGCTCGATGGAGTCTTCGCCTCCAGGAGTTTGACGTCACCGTGGTTTACAAGTCCGGActcaaacactctgacgccgattgcCTCTCACGAGCCCCTGTAGATGCGCCGCCACCGGACGACGATGAGGACGCCTTCCTGGGACCCATCAGCTCCAGCTCTTTTGCCCAGCAGCAAAGCTCGGACCCTCACCTAAAATGCCTCATAGAGTACTTGGAAGGCAACGTTTCTTCGCCCCCTGCCTCATTTAAGCGAGGACTGTCTTCCTTCTGTGTACAGAATGATGTCCTCATGAAGAACTTCGCAGCGAACAAAACAGcctacctccttgtt acctgggacgtCATCCTGCCATTCGTCGtcttcgcctacaacaccgcaGTGCAGGAGACCACCCAGATGACGCCTTTTAGGCTCGTCCACGGAAGGGAGGCCACGACCACgctagacgccatgctgcccaATGTTACAGAAGAAGAGAACGTCGATGTCGCCGCCTACCTTcaacgcgcagaagaagctcgAAGGCTTGCCCGATTACGAATCAAAGACCAGCAACGAACCGACACCAGACGCTACAACCTACGAAGACGCAACGCGGAATACAAGCCAGGAGACCAAGTCTGGGTTTGGACGCCCATTCGGCGCCGTGGATTGAGTGAAAAGCTTTTGAGCCGCTATTTCGGCCCAGACAAGGTTCTTCGTCGGCTAGGTGAACTGGATTATGAAGTCATCCCTGACGCCATGACTGCATCCCAGCGACGCCGCGTACGACCAGAAGTTGTTCACGTCGTCCGCCTGAAGCCCTATTATACGCGCTAA